One genomic window of Arachis hypogaea cultivar Tifrunner chromosome 8, arahy.Tifrunner.gnm2.J5K5, whole genome shotgun sequence includes the following:
- the LOC112705821 gene encoding uroporphyrinogen-III synthase, chloroplastic produces the protein MAHAVCVSVLPYGRQLHRRIFFPPQRSSPSSASASASASATDSLFTSASASTSNYSPKVVVTRERGKNAKLITALAKHEIKCLELPLIEHAPGVDLDRLPSVLSDNVFDWIVITSPEAGSVFLEAWRAAGMPHVKIGVVGAGTASIFKEAMQSSNQLLDVAFAPSKATGKVLAAELPKIGNKTTVLYPASEKASNEIEEGLSKRGFEVIRMNTYTTVPVQNVDQIVLKQALAAPVVTVASPSAIRAWKNLLSDSEWNNSVACIGETTAAMARRLGFRNVYYPTQPGLEGWVESILEALGSYDELLR, from the exons ATGGCACATGCTGTTTGTGTCTCCGTTCTCCCCTACGGTCGTCAACTCCACCGACGAATCTTCTTCCCTCCTCAACGCTCATCTCCTTCCTCCGCCTCCGCCTCCGCCTCCGCCTCGGCCACCGATTCCCTCTTCACCTCCGCTTCCGCCTCCACTTCCAATTACTCCCCCAAAGTTGTCGTCACCAGAGAGCGTGGCAAGAACGCCAAGCTTATTACTGCTCTG GCTAAACATGAAATCAAGTGTTTGGAACTTCCTCTCATTGAGCACGCACCGGGAGTGGACTTAGATAGGCTTCCCTCTGTATTAAGTG ATAATGTGTTTGATTGGATTGTCATAACTTCCCCAGAAGCTGGTTCAGTCTTTCTAGAGGCATGGAG AGCTGCTGGGATGCCTCATGTCAAAATAGGCGTTGTTGGCGCCGGCACTGCAAGCATTTTCAAGGAAGCTATGCAGTCTTCAAATCAATTGCTTGATGTTGCCTTCGCACCATCAAAAG CAACAGGAAAGGTTTTGGCTGCAGAACTTCCAAAGATTGGAAATAAAACAACTGTTCTATACCCTGCTTCTGAAAAGGCCAGCAATGAGATTG AGGAAGGACTTTCCAAGCGTGGATTTGAGGTTATTAGGATGAATACATACACAACG GTGCCAGTTCAAAATGTAGACCAAATTGTTCTTAAGCAGGCACTTGCTGCCCCTGTTGTCACTGTAGCTTCACCATCTGCTATTCG TGCTTGGAAGAATCTTCTTTCTGATTCAGAGTGGAACAATTCTGTTGCATGCATTGGCGAGACGACTGCTGCAATGGCAAGAAGATTAGGATTCAGAAATGTGTACTACCCAACACAACCAGGCCTGGAAGG CTGGGTAGAAAGCATTCTTGAAGCACTAGGATCATATGATGAACTATTGAGGTAA